Genomic DNA from Thermosipho ferrireducens:
AAAGTTAACAATTTACTAATGTTATCACTAATCTTTTTATGATACTTCTTATTAAAATCTCGATCATGTGTTTTTGATTTTAAATCTGAATCCAACTCACTGATAAACTCGTTAAACATTGAATTATTACTAACGGACAATTTTTCAAAATCTAAGAGGTATGGATTAAAATAGGGAACGTCATTTTGAAAAATTAAAAATTTTTCAGCAATAGTTTTTAATTCTTTTTTTAATGGAGAACTTTCTGATAAGCTTTTTTCAATATTAATGATTGACTTAGCCAAATATGATAAATCATCACTTGTAAAACGTTTTTGCGGTGATGAACCTTTTGTATTTCCAACCCAGAGAATTTCTTTTATGGTTTCCTCGTCTAAATAACTTTCACCTGGAGCTATTTTAAAAATAGAAAATTCTATTTTTTCATCTTTAAAATTAGTTTTTATAACCGCTTTGTATTTTTTATCGATTTTCACTTTTTGAATTAATTCATCTTCATTTTGCAATTTTAGCAATTTCCCAACTTCCATTATTCCGTTTAGCATCATCACACCCCCGTGTATAATGTAGTAGAAAAATCTGCAAATCAATCCAACTCTGAGTCACCATATAACTAAAATAATTCAGCCGCCCCTTATTTAAATTAAATCTATACAACCAAAACCAATAGAATTTTTACTTCCTATCCCTGAATTAAACGCTAATTCCAATAATTCTTCATCGCCCTCCAATTCAAAAGTTGAAATCCAGCCTTTTACCACAGTATTCTTATAATTAATTACCTGTTCTTTAGCCTTTTTTCCAATATGTCTTATACAGATACTCCCTTTTGGTTCCTTTTTATAAAAAGCCATATATTTTCTTATCAAATTTTCTCTGATAATCTTGTAAAATTCTTGATCAAACGGGCTAAAGTAGTTAACCCATTTACGACCATTTTTATAATACGTTGAATAAACAGTCACAGGAGACTTAGTAACAACTCTAATTTTATTAGACGGTTCGAATTTTTTTATTTGGACATTTATTACTTCCACCTTTTGATTTTTAATAAACACAAATGGCTCTTTGAAAAATGAAAGTGCAATATATTTCATAAAATTATCGTCATGAGAAGAAACAATAAAATCTGCTTGGTTTTTAAATATGAAAAGTTTTTTGCTTTTATCTATTTCAAAATTTCCAAAAAGCTTTGAAAATGTAAAAAGTTTATACTTCCTTTTTCCAAATTTAAACCCTTCATTATGGATAAACTCTGCATATTTCTCATTATTTAACCATTTTAGTACCAACGATTGTAAAATTCTATTATAAGAAAAAGGTAAGTACAAACTTTCAAACTGAAAAGTCAATTTCATTTGCAAGATTACTCTACCACCTTTCATATAATAATTATTTCAAATTCAATTTTTTCTTATTTCATAAACATCTCTGTACACCCTTTTACTAAAACTTTCAAAACCTTTTTCATGAACAAACTTTCTAAGCTTCATTGAAAACATATTATATATCAATGCCTGCAGATATTTGTTGAACCCAACAGGCAATATAACATCCTTTTTAGAAATAAACTCTAATTTGATTCTGATGATAATTCCTCCTTTTTAATGATTAATTTGTGCAATAGTTACCTTTACTTTACAATTATAACATTATACAAATTTTTTAACAAATCTATATTACAAATATTTGTCTTGAAATTCAGTATTTAAAATGCTATTACATATCAAATTTTGTAAGTTTTTTACTTTTACTGCGTTTTTTAATCCTTTTCGGTTATAATAAAAAAGTGTAGGGCAATCTTCACTTCCCCTACACTTTCTGATTATATAAGTGCTATATTTTTTATTAATTTAGTTGGTGAAGGTTTAATTCACAGGTTTATTTTTTGTCTCAGTACCTAAAACAATGCCGGATACTCCTGCCAGTATGGAAAATATTGCTATTACAGTTAAAGCTATGCTCATTGATTTGTCAATAAAATAACCTGTAAAATAAGGCGCAATTATTCCTGCTACTCTTGCCATTGCACCTGCTGTTCCATTAGCAGTACCTCTCATTGGAGTGGGGAACAATTCTGGAGTATACGCATAAACAAGTCCCCAGACTCCAAGGGTAAAAAATGAAATAATAAGCATAATCAACAAAAATGAGATATTACCACTTACCAATGGTAATAAAAATGCTGATAATCCCATTCCAATAAAATAGATTGCCAATGTGGGTTTTCTTCCCCATTTCTCTATAAAATAAGCAACAGATAAATAACCTGGAAGTTGTGCAACATACATATAGAATGTGAACCATTTTGCTTTAGTTACAGATATACCAAGTTGAGAAACAAAGATTTTAGGTGCCCATGAAAAAAGAGCATAGTATACAAAGCTAACAACAAACCATGTAATTATAATTAAAAATGTATGTTTTATATGAGTTTTCCTAAAAAGCGAAGAAAAAGTTAGTCTTGTTTCCTCAAGAGGTTCAATATTAGTTTCTTTGATGTTAAACCATTTTTTGAGCCCATTCACTCCAAATTTTTTGTAAATATATTTAGGTGTCTCTTTCTCTTTGATTAAGGGAATAATCGCAAAAAGTCCGATTATGAATATAAAAAAGTCCCATCTCCACCCAAATTTGTTTCCAATTGTAACAGCAAAAAGAGCTATAATTATACTTCCTATAGCCCAGCTTGTTTCCAGAAATACCAGATATCTTCCTCTTAGTTTTATAGATGTGTACTCTGAAAGATAAGTATTAACTGATGGTAAAAGGCCTCCATATCCTACGCCAGAAAGAAATCTTAATATTATTGCAACCTCAAGTGATTTTGAAAATCCAAAACTAAAAGTAAAAACAACCGAGATCAATAAATAAAGTAAAGAACCAAATTTTCTTCCAATACTATCGACTATAACACCTGAAGATAATGCTCCAAGCAACATGCCCATAAAGGTTGAACTTATAATAGAACTCAATGTTTGTGAACTAATTTTCCACTCAGAAGAAAGATCCGGTATAGCAAATGCCAGGACCATTACACCAGCAGCTCCAATCATCCAGAAAATAGAAGTAAGAATTAAAAGGCGTTTCTGTTCTTTTTTTGAAATATACCTATCAACAATATTATCAATCTTCAATTTCCTCACCTCCAACAATGAGATACTTTTGAATAGCTTTTAAAACTTTTTTCATAGTTGATTCATCAGGTGCCTCTATAGTATGGATGTGAATACCGCCGGAAAGCTCCAATAAAGGAGTTGCACCGGTAGATTTTAACAAACTCATGAATTTTGCAATATCGTCAGAAGAACCTATGTCTATTCGCCCGGTAATTTCCCCATATATTGGGTGTTCCACAATAACATCAATAATTTTCCCACCAGCGTTTACTATTGAAAACAATTCGTCGTAAATTTCATCTGCTGTATGTTTAACTGCAACCATCTTTCTAACAGTATTTTCATCTTTTTCAAGTATATATCCATCCCTTGTAGAAAAAATTTTATAACCCTTAACTTTCAAAGAGGAGATATCCTGAACTATTATTTGACGACTAACTCCTAATTTTTCTGCAAGAACTTTCCCTTTAACTGGCCCCCTTGCATTTTTAAGAATATCAAGTATTTTGTTTAATCGGTTCATAATTTCACCTCCATGCTCTAAATAACTACTAAATAACTACAATAACCATTTTTTAATTAGTTATCTATCAATATTCTACGTGCATTGTCAGCAACTGTCAATAGGTGTAAAGTTCATACAACGATAATGCAGACGTTACAAAAACTGATATTGGTAAAAACTCTTACACATTCAATCTTGAATATTGCCTAAATAAAGATATAATATAATCGCATAATAAAATCTTATGAAATATTCCGGGAGTGAAAAGATGCTTGTAATAGAGAGTGGAAAATTTAAAGGAAAAAGAATCGATATAGTTCCAGATAAGCGCACACGATATACCACCGGAAAAGTAAGAAGAGCACTAATTAGTATGTTTGATGTATCTGATAAGGAAGTTTTAGAACTTTGCGCGGGTAGTGGTATAACAGGTTTTGAATTTCTAAGTAATGGAGCAAAATTCGTAACTTTTGTAGATGCTTCCGAAAAGGCTATAAAAACAATTAAAAAAAACGCATTAATACTTGGCGTAAAAGAAAGTGTAAATATAGTTAAAATTGATGCCAGAATATTTTTAAAAAGAAATACAAAAAAGTTTGATATTGTTTTTATGGATCCACCATATGAATTAGGAATAGGTAACGAACTTCTAAATTTGTTTGGAAATGAAATCTGGAAAAATAGCATTATTGTTTTTGAACATTCAAAGTATGAAAAAGTAAAAATTCCAGAATTTCTCGAAATTATAAAGCAAAAGAAGTACGGAAATATAATTTTAGAGATATTAAGACATATTTCTTAGTAACTTTACAAAAAAAGATGGACATAATTGTCCATCTTTTTTAACATCATTTTCTTTATATTTTATAGCTGTTCCAACTCTTTTTTTAAGAAAGTAGGAAGAGCAAATGCAGCCCTGTGGATTTCTTCATTATAATATTTTAGCTCTTCTTCAAAACTTTTAACCTTTTCTTCAGAAAAGTCTTTTAATGGATCAATTCCTTTCGAAGCAAAAGTATAAGCCCACATTCCACTTGGGTATGTTGGCATGAAACTAAGATAGAGTTTTGTTACCGGGAAAGCCTGTTTTATCCTGGAGTAAGCCATTCTCATCCATGTTCCATCGTACATCCAATCTTCGCTTTCAGCAGCAAATGTACCGTTTTCTGTTAATGCATCAAAACAGGCTTTGTAAAAATCTACCGTGAATAAATGCCCGCCTTCACCCGCTGTAGGATCAGTGGAATCAACAATTATAACATCAAATTCGTTTTTAAAGTTTCTGACAAACTTTGAACCATCTTCATAAACAAGTTCAACCCTTGGATCATCGAGTTTACTGGCAGTAAGTGGCAGGTATTTTTTTGCTGCCTCTACTACCATCTCATCTATTTCACACATGATAACTTTTTCAACACTTTTATGTTTTAAAACCTCTCTAACACTACCTCCATCGCCTCCACCTATAACCAGAACTTTCCGAGGGTTTGGATGCAAAAACATAGGAACATGTACTAACATTTCATGATAAAAAAAGTCATCTTTTTCTGTGGTCATTGTTATACCATCAAGCGAAAAAACTCTACCGTAAAAGTCTGTTTCAAATATGTCTATTCTTTGATATTTACTTTTTGCAGAATAAAGCATTTTATCTATTTTCATAAAGATTCCACAGTTTCCCGGTGTGTAATATTCAAAATACCACAGATGTCTGTTTGGTACAAAACCATACTCCATAAATTACACCTCCATTTTATGTGGTGCGCTTTCCGGAATACCAATTTCGTCATATTTTCCTCTTAAGTGTTCAACAACATGGACTCGTTGTGATTTCATAACTTTTTTCAAGTAGGAAAAAGCCTTCCATGGATCTACATCATCGCCACATGTAAACAAATCTACCGCTGCATAACCATATTCAGGCCAGGTATGAATGGTAAGATGTGACTCAGAAATAACTACTACACCACTCACCCCATAGGGGAGGAACCTGTGAAAAGAGGAATTAACAATAGTTGCTCCTGTTTCATAAGCAGCATCTTTCATGCTTCTTTCAATTAATTCAACATTATCAAGGATTTCTTTGTCACAGTCGTAGAACTCTGCTATAATATGTCTGCCTAAGCTTTTCATATCAATCCCTCCCCGTTTTTAATTTATTGTAAAAATTATTCTATGTTTATCCATAAGAATTTTACGCTTTTTTTATACGGGTTGCGAATTTTGTGTTTTCTATCAGCACAATAATAAAAGCAATCTCCTTCTTTCACTTTGTATACTTTCTTGTCAAGTATTAGTTCTAACTTCCCACTTATAACAAACCCAAATTCGTCTCCCTCATGCGGTGACTCTTCCTCTGTTTGAGCACCAGGCTCAAGTTCAATAAGTTTTGGATCTATAGATTTGTCTTCAATATTATCCATTAATATATATCCTATTATTCCCTGTTCTTCCATGTACATTGGAACTCTTTCATCCACTCGAAAAACTATTTTTTTTCTCACATCGTCCGCAAAAAAATTTTTTAAGTCAGTTCCAAGTACCCTCAATATTCTTTCAAGAGTGTCAATAGAGGGTGATACCTGATCATTTTCTAATTGTGAAATGAAACTTCTTGATAAATCACATCTATCAGCCAATTCTTCCTGGGTGTAACCTTTTGCTATTCTAAGATTTTTTAATTTAATACCCAATTTCAAGGTTCCACCTCTAACATGTCTATAATACTAAACAAACTTTGTCTATAATACACAACATATTATATAACCTTTTGGGGAAGTATCAAGTTAAGATAGGGTAACTTTTATGTAACCAAGACATTTTCATAAAAGCCATTTTGTGGTTACAACGTATAATTTTATTATGTGATAATGTAAGAGAGGAGGAATTGTTTATGATACTTTTTGGAACTGGTGGTATTCGCGGGGTAATGCAAAGAGGTGAATTTGATAATGAAACGGTTATGGTAGCAAGCAAAGGCGTTTCAAAT
This window encodes:
- the cas6 gene encoding CRISPR-associated endoribonuclease Cas6, whose protein sequence is MKLTFQFESLYLPFSYNRILQSLVLKWLNNEKYAEFIHNEGFKFGKRKYKLFTFSKLFGNFEIDKSKKLFIFKNQADFIVSSHDDNFMKYIALSFFKEPFVFIKNQKVEVINVQIKKFEPSNKIRVVTKSPVTVYSTYYKNGRKWVNYFSPFDQEFYKIIRENLIRKYMAFYKKEPKGSICIRHIGKKAKEQVINYKNTVVKGWISTFELEGDEELLELAFNSGIGSKNSIGFGCIDLI
- a CDS encoding MFS transporter — translated: MKIDNIVDRYISKKEQKRLLILTSIFWMIGAAGVMVLAFAIPDLSSEWKISSQTLSSIISSTFMGMLLGALSSGVIVDSIGRKFGSLLYLLISVVFTFSFGFSKSLEVAIILRFLSGVGYGGLLPSVNTYLSEYTSIKLRGRYLVFLETSWAIGSIIIALFAVTIGNKFGWRWDFFIFIIGLFAIIPLIKEKETPKYIYKKFGVNGLKKWFNIKETNIEPLEETRLTFSSLFRKTHIKHTFLIIITWFVVSFVYYALFSWAPKIFVSQLGISVTKAKWFTFYMYVAQLPGYLSVAYFIEKWGRKPTLAIYFIGMGLSAFLLPLVSGNISFLLIMLIISFFTLGVWGLVYAYTPELFPTPMRGTANGTAGAMARVAGIIAPYFTGYFIDKSMSIALTVIAIFSILAGVSGIVLGTETKNKPVN
- a CDS encoding transcription repressor NadR, producing MNRLNKILDILKNARGPVKGKVLAEKLGVSRQIIVQDISSLKVKGYKIFSTRDGYILEKDENTVRKMVAVKHTADEIYDELFSIVNAGGKIIDVIVEHPIYGEITGRIDIGSSDDIAKFMSLLKSTGATPLLELSGGIHIHTIEAPDESTMKKVLKAIQKYLIVGGEEIED
- the rsmD gene encoding 16S rRNA (guanine(966)-N(2))-methyltransferase RsmD, which gives rise to MLVIESGKFKGKRIDIVPDKRTRYTTGKVRRALISMFDVSDKEVLELCAGSGITGFEFLSNGAKFVTFVDASEKAIKTIKKNALILGVKESVNIVKIDARIFLKRNTKKFDIVFMDPPYELGIGNELLNLFGNEIWKNSIIVFEHSKYEKVKIPEFLEIIKQKKYGNIILEILRHIS
- the speE gene encoding polyamine aminopropyltransferase, which translates into the protein MEYGFVPNRHLWYFEYYTPGNCGIFMKIDKMLYSAKSKYQRIDIFETDFYGRVFSLDGITMTTEKDDFFYHEMLVHVPMFLHPNPRKVLVIGGGDGGSVREVLKHKSVEKVIMCEIDEMVVEAAKKYLPLTASKLDDPRVELVYEDGSKFVRNFKNEFDVIIVDSTDPTAGEGGHLFTVDFYKACFDALTENGTFAAESEDWMYDGTWMRMAYSRIKQAFPVTKLYLSFMPTYPSGMWAYTFASKGIDPLKDFSEEKVKSFEEELKYYNEEIHRAAFALPTFLKKELEQL
- the speD gene encoding adenosylmethionine decarboxylase, which translates into the protein MKSLGRHIIAEFYDCDKEILDNVELIERSMKDAAYETGATIVNSSFHRFLPYGVSGVVVISESHLTIHTWPEYGYAAVDLFTCGDDVDPWKAFSYLKKVMKSQRVHVVEHLRGKYDEIGIPESAPHKMEV
- a CDS encoding helix-turn-helix domain-containing protein, producing the protein MKLGIKLKNLRIAKGYTQEELADRCDLSRSFISQLENDQVSPSIDTLERILRVLGTDLKNFFADDVRKKIVFRVDERVPMYMEEQGIIGYILMDNIEDKSIDPKLIELEPGAQTEEESPHEGDEFGFVISGKLELILDKKVYKVKEGDCFYYCADRKHKIRNPYKKSVKFLWINIE